In Canis aureus isolate CA01 chromosome 25, VMU_Caureus_v.1.0, whole genome shotgun sequence, the genomic window AAGCTCATAAATGCATCCAAAtggatttttttgcatttttatgggGCCAATCCTCAGATTCTCAGACACATAAAAGGGGGAAAGAGATCCACTAGCCTCAGAGGGACTCCCAGCTCCAGCTCGCCCTACTCTGCAATCCCCGCTCTGGAAGCCATCATGTCTTGCCGCTCCTACCGAGTCAGCTCTGGGTGCCGCATGGGCAACTTCAGCTCTTGCTCCACAGTGATCCCCCAGAACCTGAACCGCTTCCGGACAAGCTCTGTCTCCTGCAGGAGTGGGCCCAGCTTCCGGGGCCTTGGCAGCTTTGGTAGTCGGAGCGTCATCGCTTTTGGATCGTGCTCACCCCGGATAGCAGCTGTAGGCCCTCGTCCCATCCGCTGTGGCGTTGGCTTTGGTGCTGGCAGTGGGATGGCCTTTGGCTTTGGTGATGGCAGTGGTGCTGGTATGGGCTTCGGGGCCAGCAGTTGTGTTGGCCTGGGATTTGGAGCCGGCAGTGGCCTTGGCTATGGCTTTGGCTACAGAGTTGGAGGAGGTGGAATCCCAGCAGCCCCATCTATCACAGCAGTGACCGTTAACCAGAGCCTGCTGACCCCCCTCAACCTGGAGATTGATCCGAATGCCCAGAGGGTGAAGAAGGATGAGAAGGAACAAATCAAGACCCTCAACAACAAATTTGCCTCCTTCATTGACAAGGTACCTATGACAGCTCAATCTTTAGATCTGGGATGGGAAGAGCTAAAATGCATTCGAGTGTCCTCTCCCTTAAGAAAAAACAGCCCAGGCTGAGGCATCAGCCTTGACCCACATCCTTCAGGCACTGCAGTGTGATTTCTGGGTCACTTTGTTGCAAAACAAGGACAAACTTGAGGAAATGGTGCATGATGGGGTAGACTAAGACAGTGGTTGTGTCTtctgaaggaaagagaaacatcCAGGCAAATCTGAGGGCACCTGGACAAACTAAGTCCTAGCACCTAGTCACTTAGAAATATCTCTCAGATGGGCTAGAAACCTTAAGAGTTTGACCAGGCCAAATGTTGGCTATGTGTTTAAAGGGTTTTATCCTTTAAGATTTTTGTGCTCTTTTTGAGATTGTCACAGTCTCTGAGGCTGGGTAACCACATCTGTTCAGGATCAGGAAAGTAGAGAATGGAACTGAGTGATTTTTgcacaaaagaaagaatgtatGCTCTCCCCCGTGGGCTATACCAAGATCCAGCTGAGATGCCTAGATAGAAGGAAATAGTAGGAAGCCACCACAGAAAGTCATGATCTTCAGACTGATGAGAGGAACAGTGACACCCTGATGATGTGGAACTGACATCCCACAAACCTTGCCTCCATGGAGTGGGTATCCTCTCTCTCTGAGAATGGAAACCCCCTTCTGTGAGCTTCAGGTTCCTATCTCTGAAATGAACCAGTGGAGCAAATGATCCAAGTTCTTCTCCAGCTCTACAATTCTCAGCTGATGGAGTATCTGGGGTGGTGGATAGGACTTATAACCTGAGAATTCCCACCTCCTAATGCCTTATCCTATCCCAATATACTTTGCTCCTCATTCTCGGTGAGAGATGCCCGATACCAATTTTTAGATATAGGCAAATCCCAGCTCAGGTAAAATCAATTTTTCAAACTTCCCAGTGGACTGGCTTACACCATTCTTGGAGTGTAGAGGGGAAATGGTACTGAAGTGCTTTGGTTTGAAAGCTTCTGTTTGCAGCTGAGCCTGGCTGAGCATGAGAAGGGGGTTGCAGACATACTTTTACAGCTTCTACTGAGTTACAGGAGGAATGAAAATCAACAGACAAGAGAACAACGTCAACATAAGGCTGAGAGTCATCTCTGGCCACCTGAAGAACTGGCCCACATGTAGGCGACCCCATCAAGTTCTTCAGGTGCCATTTCTCTGTCCCTGCGGATTTAGGTGCGGTTCCTGGAACAGCAGAATAAGCTCCTAGAGACCAAGTGGAACTTCCTCCAAGAGCAGAAATGTGCCAGGAGCAACCTGGAGCCCCTCTTCGAGAATTATATCACCAACCTGCGGAGGCAGCTGGACGTAGCAAACAGTGACCGGGCTCGGTTTGAGGCTGAAAGGAACCACATGCAGGATGTCCTTGAGGGTTTCAAGAAGAAGTAAGTGGCATCTCTACTTCATAGAACAAGAACCAGCAGGGTTTGGTCCCCAAAGCAGCTGCCAAGCTCAGATAACAGCAGCTGGAAGGATCGGGGTTGACTGCTGGTTTCAATACTCAGCCTAGAGTTGAGAGTAGGGGCAATGATAtgtagggaaggaggagaaagcccTCTGCAGGTCCTGAGTAAAAAGGAGTTTTGGAATTGGGCATGGTTTATCCCTAGTCTTGTCTATGGGAATGGAGAGTGGACTCCAGAAAAAGGAGCCCTCTGGTTTTAAGAATAGTGCTCGGGTTCAGCAATGAGTGGGGTCCTACTTTCTCTATGTTCAAGTACAATGACTCCAAGTCTTTTCCGGCAGAGGAGCGTAACAACGGTCCACATTTTCAGACCCCAAATCTAATTTGAGAAAGTAAAAGAGATTTGGAAAAACTGAAGGTCATAGGCTCATAAATGGTCCTAAAGATGAGACAAAGTAGATGAGAACACATAGGTGGCAACAGAGACCCATGCTCCTGGATGTAACAGAGATGTCTTAAGAGGCTCACTGTGTTGCTGGGAGTAATTGCTTCTCAGTTCAGAATGAGAACTCACCCTCTCAATCCTTATCAACCAGGTACGAAGAGGAGGTGGGATTCCGGGCCAACGCTGAGAATGAGTTTGTGGCTCTGAAGAAGGTAAGACAGACCAACAGGTCCAAGCAAACTTCTCCCCGAGACAGGAAAATGTTCTGAAGACAAAACCTgctcccacccccaactccctACCTATAAATGGCCCGAGAAAGCCCGGTGGAGTCTGGGGCCACCCACACAAGGTGGAACCTCTAAGGTCATATAACAGGTTCCCTTTGGAGTTCTGATTTGGCCTCAGATTATTTAGGATTGGGTCTTCACAAGAGCAGAGGTCTGAAGAGGTGACCTTGTAAGagtcttagatttaaaaaaaaaagagagagagagagagagagagtcttaggtTATCCATATTCTTCTTGTCTCTaaataagcatttgaaatgtCCAGGAGCCCTCAGGGAAGTTTTCATGTCATAGTAGGGAGAAGAACAACAGTCACTAAACTGCATTCCAGGGACTTTCCCACCCATCCCAAGGCCTGGCCTGGCCCTATGCGGATTGGCCTGATCTTCCCACCCATCTCCAGACCCCACCAAGTTTAAACAGTGCACAAGTCATGACCATTttatccttctctcttttctgcagGATGTGGATACAGCTTTCTTAAATAAGTCTGACCTAGAGGCCAACGTGGACACCCTAACTCAGGAAATTGACTTTCTGAAAACTCTATACATGGCGGTAAGCATCCGTTCCTCTGAGCCAAACAAGGAGATCAGTGCTCAGCCTGGACTCCTGGGGGACTTCGTCTGGACTGGCATCATTTCTAACATTTAGTACCATATATCTTCCTCCCGTTCCAATCTATATCCTCTCTATATGTCGATGTATCCacaaggggagaagggaaggtaAGCAAGTAAGGCTTCTCAGCAGCCTGACTCAGGTTTATGAATAAACTCTTTGGATCTATGATGCAACTCCTCTTTGGCCAATCCAAAGACCGGGCTCTAAGAGTGTCACTTCCTCTCTACCAATCCGAAGAATCTGGAAAACTGATTTGTTAGAAGATGTAAGAAAAATTGTGTTTGATCTAATTAGCTAAATGAACTAGTTATCTTTTGTTTTGTAAGTGGTCTGTTTGGACTGGTACAGAGCCAGCCAGAGCTAATGTCTGGCTCTGAGTGGAAAGGGCCAATTCTAAGTCCCTGGTTCTTTTAAGGACTGGAGGTACAGGAATTCCTAGACCATCATGTTCTAGAACATTATTAACTTTCAGTGATCCATGACCACCACAGTCACTCTGTGGATAAGCCAAAGGAAAGTTTCAACCCTAGCATGGCTCTCGCTCCCCTCTGCCAAGTTCCTAGGCCCCGTGTATCCCCCTAAGCAAATAAGGTGTTAAAGGGGTATCTTCGGGCATATAACAAGggctcacttttttttcctaaagattttattttattcattcatgagagacacagagagagagaggcagagacacaggcagagggagaagcaggctccatgcagggagccccatgcaggactcaatcccaggacctgaaccaaaggcagacactcaaccacggaccCACCCCTATAACAAGGGTTTAAATTCACACTGAAATGGTTCACGTCTCCTTCTTCATCCTGGGTTTGGATGGTCAGCTCCATCTTTTTGCTCTGAACAAATGAGCAATGCTCTCGGCTCCTGAAGCTACTCCTGGGCAGAGTTCCAGCCACTGATGAGACTCTGAGCCCATCTGTCTTGCTGATCCTCCAACACAGGAAATCCAGTTGCTGCAGTCACACATCTCAGAGACATCAGTCATCGTGAAGATGGACAACAGCCGGGACCTGAACGTTGATGGAATCATCGATGAAGTCAAGGCCCAGTATGAAGAGGTCGCCAGGCGCAGTCGGGCTGATGCTGAAGCCTGGTACCAGACCAAGGTGTGAAAGGGAGTGGGGGGCTGAGGAAGGGGTGTAGACAGCCCTAGAGTAAGACTCATGTACGATGGAGTGGACCCAGTGGAGGTCTAAGGCCCTCAACTCAGTTGGGGCTGCAGTCTTCACTCAAACTTTGGCCTTATAACATCCTCCCCCCGCACACAGTATGAGGAGATGCGGGTGACAGCTAGCCAACATTGTGACAACCTGCGCAACACACGGGATGAGATCAATGAGCTGACC contains:
- the KRT84 gene encoding keratin, type II cuticular Hb4; the encoded protein is MSCRSYRVSSGCRMGNFSSCSTVIPQNLNRFRTSSVSCRSGPSFRGLGSFGSRSVIAFGSCSPRIAAVGPRPIRCGVGFGAGSGMAFGFGDGSGAGMGFGASSCVGLGFGAGSGLGYGFGYRVGGGGIPAAPSITAVTVNQSLLTPLNLEIDPNAQRVKKDEKEQIKTLNNKFASFIDKVRFLEQQNKLLETKWNFLQEQKCARSNLEPLFENYITNLRRQLDVANSDRARFEAERNHMQDVLEGFKKKYEEEVGFRANAENEFVALKKDVDTAFLNKSDLEANVDTLTQEIDFLKTLYMAEIQLLQSHISETSVIVKMDNSRDLNVDGIIDEVKAQYEEVARRSRADAEAWYQTKYEEMRVTASQHCDNLRNTRDEINELTRLIQRLKAEIEHAKSQRAKLEAAVAEAEQQGEAALTDAKCKLAELEGALQQAKQDMARQLREYQELMNVKLALDIEIATYRRLLEGEEIRICEGVGPVNISVSSSRGGTVCGPDALAASAALSRSAVTCPSGSGIRSVSTCASSLGGARVIKASGDLLSAGSRGGSVLGGEACAPSVPCPLPPDGAFSSCSGGRGSRSSSVRFVSTTTCHRTKY